The sequence below is a genomic window from Bos javanicus breed banteng chromosome 5, ARS-OSU_banteng_1.0, whole genome shotgun sequence.
GTAGTTAAGGGTATACACACTAGACCTAGACtactaggttcaattcctgactcCACCACTCAGAAGCTGGgtgaccttggtcaagttacTTGATCTGTCTTCGATTTTCTCACCTGTAATATGGGGACAATAATTAATAGCACCTCCTTCATAGAGTTGTTATGAGAGATGGAAGGCACCTGGATGTCTGAGTCACCACCTGGAGGGGAAGGCCAAGGGCAGCACCTGGCCCACATCAGGCTATGAAATGAGCGAGAAATACCTTGAGTGCGTTAAGCCGTATTTTCAATGTACATGTTTCTGAGTGCTGTTTTGTCCCATTGGTTTGTATCCCACCCTCTGCCAAGACAACACTGTCTTAATTTACTGtaacctttttaaaatgtttgaaatccGATAGGACCAAATCCAGGGTGAAGACAGGAACTTCTCCACAACTAggcagtttttcatttctttcaggggCTCAGTAAGTGCTCTGCAggcatttgttgagtgaataaacgAAGCCAAAGAGGAAGTTAGAAACACACAGGAAAAAGCAGACGAGATGAGACCTGCCTCGGGCTCCAAAGGGAGGTCCCGGATGCTGAAGCTGTTCTGGTAGGAGTGAGGTCCacagtgggaggagggaggcggcTTTCAAACCAGACCCCTCTTCTCTGTCTCccgaaaaaagagaaaatgaggttTTTGGAACCAAGAGCTGGAGGAGGCTGGAAGCAAAAGCTGAAGCCCTGACAGCCTCGCAGCCCTTCACAGCCGGAGACAATCCTCgcacctccagcccctggcagaaGCTGCCAGGAGTCCCCGGCAGAGAGCAGGCAGGCATCCCCGCACGACCCAGCTTCCCTGCACCACGCGGTACGGGGGAAGTGACAAGAGAGATTGGAGGAACAAAGCTATTCTAGccgagatattttaaaaatccgcCCTCAAGGCAGCATCCGGTTGCTACAGCAACCCTAGCTCCTGGGGAGGCCTGACCACCCACTGGCTCCCCACCTGCCTCAGCCTAGGGGTGTCCTTGGGAGGCCAGAAGCTGCCAGCACCACAGGGACACGAAGGAAGGGTGGGGTTCCAGCACCAAGGTCAGGGCTGGAGACCCACGTGGACACCACATGGTCCGCTTCTGCTCTGGGCTGATCACTTTATTCTGAACATGTGCTTACTTCCCGTGCAGACTGACTCATAGTCTTGTTTGTATTCACTTGGCTCCTTTGAAACACAAAAAGGTAACTTTTTCACTCAGTCTGGCTGAGCAATGAAGCAGCTGGTTGTGGATTTGGTTCCAAGGTCCGGACAAAGCCCCAGAGGAACGAGACCAGTCTGCAGCCTAGTGGCCCGCCCTGTCCTTGACCTGCGTGAGTGACCTGCGGTCACCTTTCCTTCCTGCACCCCACCTGGAAGGGCTCCTACCACCTTCAGGAAAAACCAAGTgttagaaaaggagagaaagggccACAGAGAGAGCAGCTGCCAGCtacagggcagagctgggggcagACACACACTGTCACCCCATCCCTTCAGCCTGGGGCTCCGGCAAGACCCTGCACACGGCCACACCCAGCGTGGCTTCCCATTCCTGCTGCACTCTCCCTTCACTCTTGGGGGCCTCCTGGGCCCAGGGAGAGCTCcaaggtcttagttgtggcttgcaggatcttttagtGACAGGAACTCCtgtagtggcatgtgggatctaattccctgacctgggatagaacctgggcccctggcatTAGGAGTgcggactcttagccactggaccaccggggaagatGCATTGCAGTAAAGTTCTTTAAAGGGACTCCAGCACCACCTGCTCCATCTTCgccctcttctctccatggaacgTGGCTGAGATGCTGAGGCCATCCATGCCGCAGGTAGGCAGGCCTGCAGGCCAGCAGGGTGGGCAGCAGAGTCCTTGAGATGCCTGCCCCGAATGCCGTGATGTTCAGACAGCATTGGAGATGCTGTGGTCAGGCTTCAGAGACAGGCAGCTGAAGAAAATCCTAAACAGCACAGCGTGGTACCTACAACAGCTCCTTCATGGCATCCACCATCTACAGATGGGAAGGAGCTGGAGAGGAGTGGGGATCACTGTGGGTggggcccctgccctcccccaaggAACAGGAGGGGGAGAAGCCACGCCTGCCTGTGGGTCTGCAGTCCTGCCAAGCACCCAGCATGTGGGTGAGGGGACCCAAGAAGGCACCAGCATGGACAGTGCACAGAGCACGTCTTTTAGAAGACGTAGAGTAAGGAGTGATCATAGGTCACGGGTGATGGGGACCTCAGGGAAGACGATGCAGGACAGCGGGGAGAGcgatcttgttttgttttggttttgtttttgtgtgctGTACCAGGAATTtgagttccccagccaggaatggAAGCTGGAGCCCTACCCATTGGAGCAGCAGGGAAGACCCTGTTTTTACAGGAGTTTGAGGGAGTCCCTCTGAGGGGGTCACATCCCCAGATCCTGAAAAACGGATGGAGCTTTGTGGATGTTGGAAGTAAGGGAATGGCGAGTGCAGAGGCCCGGAGGCAGGAGGGCCTGACTGCAGGGACCTGATAAGAGAGCTGGTCAAAGCTCCACCCTGACTGGGCCTGTGAGGGGCGTTAGGGCTGGAGGGGTCTGCAGGCGAGGGTGGGCTGCATGTgaggaggagctgctgctgcctggaggtggggggagcCTCCTGCAGGGCCTGTGGACATGGTCCTGCTCAGGGACGGGGCACATGTCATTCGCCCTTCCCCACGGGACTCTTTAGTGCATTCCAGACAGAGTATCACAAGACACagcaaaatgaatatttattattgtacagttattttcacttaaaaaaaataggccCAAAGTCTCTGGGAAGTAACTTAAAAGACCATACAAAATAGTGTCTAAGAATCACAGCCCAGGCTGGCAGCAGGCAGAGACCCATACCGGGTGAGGACACCGTCTGCAGGGCAGCGGCAGGGGGACAGCTGGCAGGCCCACCCTCATCCCTGGGCCCTAGAGAGCCCAGCCCTCCTTGCGGAGGACCAGCTGCACAGCCTCGTGCAAGTCGCTGACCACGTGGGCTGCCTGCAGGAGCTCGGGCCTGAAGCCAAAGTCCCGGTGTCCGTGGAATGGAGACCCCTCACTGCCCAGGGCGGGCACAgtggggctgggaggctggggaCTGTACACACCCGTGCACACCAGGATGGAGGCGCAGCTCCGGGCCGCCCCCTCCTGCTGAGTCTGCAGGTGCTGGTGGAACAGGTTGGCCCCGTAGACGTCGGACATGGGGTTGTCGCTGGGGAGAGAGGACCCGGTTCAGTGTGGTGGCAGCGGGCAGGGTGCTGTCCACTCGGGGTGGAGTGGGCTGGGGCACGAGCACAGGGGAGGAGGGGGGGCTCACCCCACGGCGTAGAGGCTCCGGATGGGGGCGGCCCAGCCCCTCCGTGCCGCCTGCCGCGCCAGCAAGCCCTCGGCATACCGGTAGGTGAGGAGGCTGGGCTTGCCCGTGAGGCCCGAGTAGCACAGCTCCCGGCCTGTCAGCTTGCGGTAAATGGCCTCCAGGCACAGCAGGAAGGTCCCATGGCCAAACCTGCCAGGGAGGTTTCAATTTTGACATTACTGAATGAACAGGTGACATCAAATTGGCTTTATCAACGATAAGTCGCCTCCTGCCATTTGGTCCTACATAACCCACTCCCTTCACCTAGCGTCAGCAAACCTGAACTCTAGGAAGAACGTTCCAGAAGACATGCCTGCCCGCGAGCTGTGGAACCACCCTTTAAAAAGCAATGAGAGCGAACACAGTGGCCTGTCCCCCTTGGGCGGCTGCGAAACGGCTCGGGGTTGGCCCCCGCACAGCTCATCTGGAGGCAGGTGGAGATGTCACTTGTCCGCCTGTGGCCCCAGACAAGCCCAGAAGCGCCAGCAGCTGCCCTTCCAGGGAGGCCACCTGCGGGTCAGCAAAACCGTGCTCCGTGCTGTGCGCAGCCCGGCCGGGCAGGGTGAGGGCCCTCCCCGGAGCCACGCGCCTTCCCTTCCCCGCATCTTATGGGCAGAAGGACACCAAGGAGTGGGAGACCAGCACCTCGGgtgaaggcagggagggaggggagggtgcgGACAACAGGGCCTGAGCACCGCTCGCGCGCCGAAAGGAGTCGTCCTGCTGGACTCTGGCGGGCAAGCGGGGGTAACCCCCACCTGGATCTACCTTCCGTGCTCAGTAAGCGGCAGTGTTCCCTTACTACTCAGTATGTGAAGTGACCTTGGAGACCTCTCCCAGAGGCCAGGTTACCATGGCAACCCCGGGGCCTAGACGAAGGGGTCTGAGCTCAGAGCACTTGGATGGCTGAGGAGCCACCAGCAGTTGGAGGCGGGGACCCAGGGCTGAGGCGGGGACCCAGTGTCCTCACCTGGGCATCTTGGCTTCGGCCATCCAGAGGAGGTCCGTGTTGCTGGCCAGGACAgggaggtgggggtagggggccGTCGCCAGACCCGTGCCAGGGTTCCCGTCACTGAGAAGGACGTCCGTGATCAGCTGCAGGCTCGTCTCCCAGCGCACAGGCTCCCCCAGGAGGAGCACCCCTGCAGAGCACGGAGTTGTGAGCCAGGGCTCAGGGAGTCTCACCGTGCCTGGCCCCAGCCACTCCCCGGGGTGCACGGCCCTGCAGAGGGCACGGGTCCCAGGAGGTGGACAAAGCCGAGCCAGGAGGAGCTCCTGAGGGCTCCTTTGTGTGTCCACCGGGCCATCCCGAGGGTTAAAAGCAGAGGAGCAACAGCCCCTGCTGACCGACCCTTGCCCAGCACCTCAGCCACCCGGTCATGTCCCCCGAGCCCCAGGGCCAGTTGGCAACACGGTGGAGAGACAGGGTCACAGGGCTGACGCTGCCCACATCCCTCTGAGACTGTAGGCTAGTTCTCAGCATGtctcagcctcagcttcctcaactACATAAGGACGACACTCACTGCTGTGCGGAGGATCAAACTGAGACCCGGCAGAGCACGCAGGCTGAGCTGCCCACAGGCTGCCAGCACCAGCTTCAAGACCAGGCACTGGCCAGTCCGCAGCCCGCTGGGCAGCACGCCCCGGGGAGCTGTCTTCACTGTCACAGGACTGACACTCGCAGTGAGGGCTGAGGGAGGGGCCAGGACGAGAggggcacaggacagccccccagGTCTACTGACAGCTGCCACACAGGAGAACAACCTGCTTATTGTGAGCTGTGCCTAAATCTTAATTCCATTCCCCACAACATACTTTTTGGTAGTAGGGTTTTCATAAACATGATTTTTTCCAAAAATGCAACTATCATGTTAGTCATGGGAAGACTGCACTTCATTTCTTCAAAACTTTACCAAGACTTATTCCCCAACTGGGAACAGCACATCACCAGTGATGACACTGCCCCTAACTCTGAGTCACACTGAGGCACACCTACACACCTGTGATCACACTGCGGTTGTCACGCCGAAGCACACCTACACCTGTGATCACACTGCGGTTGTCACGCCGAAGCACACCTACAC
It includes:
- the HDHD5 gene encoding haloacid dehalogenase-like hydrolase domain-containing 5 isoform X1 yields the protein MAALGEAAARWAPGLWRRAVCTVAWLRGRRFASGGTQSPPTFGLLLDIDGVLVRGHQVIPAAQEAFRRLLDPQGQLRVPVVFVTNAGNMSQCSKAEELSAQLGFQVEPDQVILSHSPMKLFSQQHDRRMLVSGQGPLVENARALGFKHLVTVDELRAAFPVLDMVDLQRRPKTTPLPRSDFPAIEGVLLLGEPVRWETSLQLITDVLLSDGNPGTGLATAPYPHLPVLASNTDLLWMAEAKMPRFGHGTFLLCLEAIYRKLTGRELCYSGLTGKPSLLTYRYAEGLLARQAARRGWAAPIRSLYAVGDNPMSDVYGANLFHQHLQTQQEGAARSCASILVCTGVYSPQPPSPTVPALGSEGSPFHGHRDFGFRPELLQAAHVVSDLHEAVQLVLRKEGWAL
- the HDHD5 gene encoding haloacid dehalogenase-like hydrolase domain-containing 5 isoform X2, with the translated sequence MRPPPTPPHPATSLPDLGRSRLLSVQSPPTFGLLLDIDGVLVRGHQVIPAAQEAFRRLLDPQGQLRVPVVFVTNAGNMSQCSKAEELSAQLGFQVEPDQVILSHSPMKLFSQQHDRRMLVSGQGPLVENARALGFKHLVTVDELRAAFPVLDMVDLQRRPKTTPLPRSDFPAIEGVLLLGEPVRWETSLQLITDVLLSDGNPGTGLATAPYPHLPVLASNTDLLWMAEAKMPRFGHGTFLLCLEAIYRKLTGRELCYSGLTGKPSLLTYRYAEGLLARQAARRGWAAPIRSLYAVGDNPMSDVYGANLFHQHLQTQQEGAARSCASILVCTGVYSPQPPSPTVPALGSEGSPFHGHRDFGFRPELLQAAHVVSDLHEAVQLVLRKEGWAL